A single genomic interval of Falco naumanni isolate bFalNau1 chromosome 11, bFalNau1.pat, whole genome shotgun sequence harbors:
- the EPHX4 gene encoding epoxide hydrolase 4 → MARPGAACPPPARRVMVAARALLFWALVYSYCGVCACIAGLRLLWSIGRRPGETFRWVVRENPPACLNDPSLGTHCYVRIKDSGLRFHYVAAGERGKPLMLLLHGFPEFWYSWRHQLREFKSEYRVVALDLRGYGETDAPSHKENYKLDCLITDIKDILESLGYNKCVLIGHDWGGMIAWLVAICYPEMVTKLIVVNFPHPSVFTEYILRHPSQLIKSGYYFFFQMPWFPEFMFTLNDFKVLKSLFTSHATGIGRKGCRLTAEDIEAYLYVFSQPGALTGPINHYRNIFSCLPLQHHEVIMPTLLLWGERDAFMEVEMAEITRIYVKNHFRLTILSEASHWLQQDQPDIVNKLIWTFLKEETTRKRE, encoded by the exons aTGGCGAGACCCGGCGCTGcgtgcccgccgcccgcccgccgggtGATGGTGGCCGCCCGGGCGCTGCTCTTCTGGGCGCTGGTGTACAGCTACTGCGGGGTGTGCGCCTGCATCGCCGGGCTGCGGCTGCTCTGGAGCATCGGCCGGCGGCCGGGCGAGACCTTCCGCTGGGTGGTGCGGGAGAACCCCCCCGCCTGCCTCAACGACCCCTCCCTGGGCACCCACTGCTACGTCCGGATCAAG GATTCAGGGTTAAGATTCCACTATGTGGCTGCTGGAGAAAGGGGTAAACCActcatgctgctgcttcatggCTTCCCAGAATTCTG GTATTCTTGGCGCCATCAATTGCGGGAATTTAAAAGTGAATATCGAGTGGTGGCTCTGGATTTGAGAGGTTATGGAGAAACTGATGCCCCTTCtcacaaagaaaattacaagtTAGATTGCCTGATAACAGATATAAAGGATATTTTGGAATCTCTAG GATACAACAAGTGTGTGTTGATTGGCCATGACTGGGGAGGAATGATCGCTTGGTTAGTGGCTATATGTTACCCTGAAATGGTGACTAAGCTGATTGTCGTTAACTTCCCCCATCCTTCTGTATTTACAG aatacATTCTACGACATCCATCACAATTGATTAAATCTGGTTACTACTTCTTTTTCCAAATGCCATGGTTTCCTGAATTCATGTTTACACTAAATGATTTCAAG GTTCTGAAAAGTTTATTTACAAGCCACGCCACTGGAATTGGAAGGAAAGGCTGCAGATTAACAGCAGAGGATATTGAAGCTTATCTCTATGTTTTTTCACAACCTGGAGCGTTAACTGGACCCATTAAccattacagaaatattttcag ctgtctaCCTTTGCAGCACCATGAAGTCATTATGCCAACCCTGCTGTTGTGGGGAGAAAGAGATGCATTTATGGAAGTTGAGATGGCAGAAATTACACGGATTTATGTTAAAAATCATTTCAGATTAACTATTTTGTCTGAAGCCAGTCACTGGCTCCAGCAGGATCAACCTGACATAGTGAACAAGCTGATATGGACCTTTCTAAAGGAAGagacaacaagaaaaagagagtgA